GATCTTTCGCTTCTTTCAGGCCAAGACCTGTCAGTTCGCGAACGGCTTTAATGACGTTCACTTTCTGAGCACCGGTTTCAGTCAGAACGACTGTGAACTCAGTTTGTTCAGCGGCAGCAGCAGCTTCGCCACCGGCTGCAGGAGCAGCAACAGCAACAGCGGCAGCAGCAGCTGACACGCCGAATTTTTCTTCCATTTCTTTGATCAGCTCAGACAGTTCCAGCACAGTCATGCCGGCGATAGCGTCGAGGATTTCTGCTTTGTTTAAAGCCATTTTAGAACTCCGAATAAATTTAAATAATTGCCAGGGTTTTGTATCGCTTAGTCTTTAAGAAAGAACCAACAGGTGCCTTAAGCGGCTTCCTTCTGATCGCGCACGGCAGCAAGGCCACGAACGAATTTGGTTGGAACTTCATTAAGCGTACGCACAAATTGTGTAACAGGTGCCTGCATGGTACCCAACAGTTTGGACAACAGCTCTTCGCGAGAAGGCATAGTGGCCAGGGCTTTAACGCCGTTGGGATCAAGGATGCTGCCTGGAAGGGCACCACCTTTGAGTACGATCTTGTCATTCGTTTTAGCGAATGTAGACAGTACTTTTGATGCAGAAACAGGATCTTCACTGATTGCATAGATCAATGGACCAGTCAGTTGATCGGACAAGCCTTCGAAAGGTGTGCCATTGATCGCGCGACGGGCCAGCGTGTTCTTCAGAACACGCAGATAAACACCTGATTCACGTGCAGATTTGCGCAATACGGTGAC
Above is a window of Advenella kashmirensis WT001 DNA encoding:
- the rplL gene encoding 50S ribosomal protein L7/L12, producing the protein MALNKAEILDAIAGMTVLELSELIKEMEEKFGVSAAAAAVAVAAPAAGGEAAAAAEQTEFTVVLTETGAQKVNVIKAVRELTGLGLKEAKDLVDGAPKPVKEGVSKAEAEEAKKKLEDAGAKAELK
- the rplJ gene encoding 50S ribosomal protein L10 codes for the protein MSLNRNEKAAVIEEVSAQVANAQSIIVAEYRGIDVASVTVLRKSARESGVYLRVLKNTLARRAINGTPFEGLSDQLTGPLIYAISEDPVSASKVLSTFAKTNDKIVLKGGALPGSILDPNGVKALATMPSREELLSKLLGTMQAPVTQFVRTLNEVPTKFVRGLAAVRDQKEAA